The Zetaproteobacteria bacterium genome segment ACTTCGAGGCGGTGGTGGTCTCCTGCGGTACCTGCTTCGACCAGCTCTCGACCTACCAGTTGGAGCAGATCTTCCCCGACGCCCCGCTGATTGACATCCACGAATACCTGGTGGCACAGGGGGTGACGATGAACGGCGCAGGGACGCGCTACCTCTACCACGAGCCATGCCACACCCCGATGAAGCGCCACGGCGGAGTGGCGACGGTCGCCTCCCTGCTGGGCGACGAGGTGGAGGCATCCCCCGACTGCTGCGGCGAGGCGGGGACGATGGCGGTGGCCACCCCCGCGATCGCCGGCAAGATCCGCGCCCGCAAGGAGGAACGACTCGCCGGCGCCGCCGACCGTGCCGATGCCATCCTCACCTCCTGCCCCTCCTGCCTGCAGGGGTTGGGCCGGCTGGAGCAGGTCAGCGGCCTGGCGGTCGACTATCCGGTGGTCGAGCTGATGCGCCGCCGGCGGGGGAAGGAGTGGCAGCAGCAGTTCCGCCGGCGACTGCAACGCCACGGGGTCGAATGGGTGCTGATGTAGCCGGCGACGCGCTCCGGCTCGCGCTGCCCCGGTCGGCTGCGGAGCGGATGCTCGAGGCCGCCCGGCTGATCTTCGCCCTCAAACGCAACCCGGTCTGGCTGGCCCATCTGGAGCCGATGCTTCCTGCGGCGGCGCGCGTCACCCCCGATCAGCCCAGCCTGCTGATGGGCTACGACTTCCACCTGACCGACGACGGGCCGCGGCTGATCGAGATCAACAACAACGCCGGCGGCCTCTTCCAGCGGGGGGAATGGCTGCCGCAACCGACGTGGCGGGTGTGGCACGAACCGCTGGAGGCGCGGCTGCGCGCCATGTTCCCCCCCAGCTGGCGGCGGCTGGCCATCGTCGATGCGGCGATCACCGAACAGCCGATGTACCCCGAGATGGCCGCCTACGCCCGGCTGCTGGAGGCCGAAGGGCGCACCGTGCGGCTCTGTACGCCAGAGGAGATCGAGGGCGGGGCGGAGGGGCTCTTCCTCCACGGCATGCGGATCGACGCCATCTACAACCGCCACACCGACTTCTACCTCGAGAGCCCGGAGATGGCCGCCATCCGCGCCGCCTTCACCGCCGGCACCGTCGCGCTCAACCCCCACCCGCGCAGCTACGCCCTGATCGGCGACAAGGGGCGGCTGGCCGACATCTGGCTGCCCGGCCTGCTGGAAGAGGCGCTGCCGGCGGCCGAGGTGGCCGCCATCCGCGCGCTGGTCCCCCCCACCCTGCGCATGCGTGACCGCGATCCCGACTGGTGGTGGCGCCGGCGCAAGCAGTGGGTCTTCAAGCCGACGGCCCGCCACGGCGGCAAGGGGGTGATGCGGGGGGGCGACATCAGTCGCGCCCGCTTTGCACGGCTCGACCTCGACGATATGGTGGCGCAACAGCTGGTCCCGCCCGGCCGGGTGGAGGTGGATGGCGTCTCCTTCAAGGCCGACTTCCGCCTCTACATGCACGGCGCCACCCCGATCGCGCTCGCCGGCCGGATCTGGCGGGGGGCGGTGACCAACTTCCGCCATCCGGGCAGCGGCTGGGCGGTGGTGGAGCTGACCGAACAGGGGGGGCAAGGGAGGTAGGGAGTTGATTCGCAAATGTCTCTTCCCGGCGGCGGGCTACGGCACCCGCTTCCTGCCGGCGACCAAGGCGCAGGCCAAGGAGATGCTGCCGGTGGTCAACAAGCCGCTGATCCAGTACGGTGTCGAGGAGGCACTGGCCGCCGGCATGCACGAGATCGCCATCGTCACCGGCCGGGGCAAGCGGGCGATCGAGGACCACTTCGATGTCACCTTCGAGCTCGAACACCAGATCCGCGGCACCGCCCGCGAGCGACAGCTGGCCGAGATCCGCGCGCTGCTGCAGCAGTGCCGCTTCTCCTACACCCGCCAGCTGCAGATGCGCGGGCTGGGTGATGCCATCCTCACCGGCGAAACGCTGATCGGCGATCAGCCCTTCGGCGTGCTGCTGGCCGACGATCTCTGCGTCAACGACGACGGCGACGGCGTCATGGCGCAGCTGGTCGCCGCCTGGCGCAAGTACCGCTGCAGCGTGGTGGCGGTGCAGGAGGTGACCCGCGCCGAGCTCTCCAACTACGGCGTCATCGCCGGCCGCTGGATCGACGACGACCACCTGATGGTGCAGCAGATGGTGGAGAAGCCCACCCCGGAGGAGGCCCCCTCCAACCTGGCGATCATCGGCCGCTACATCCTCACCCCCGACATCTTCGACCTGCTGCGCCACACCGAGCCGGGGAGGAACGGCGAGGTGCAGATCACCGACGCGTTGCGGGTGCAGGCCGAACGCGGCATGGTGGTCGCCTGCCGCTTCGCCGGCCGCCGATTCGACTGCGGCAGCATCGACGGCTTCGTTGCGGCGACCAACTTCTTCTACCGGAAGCTGCGCGGATGAGCCGCGCGCCGCAGAGCACCTCCGGAGCGTGATCCGCGCCGCGCGGCTGGATGCCTGGCGCCGGCTGATGCGGCTCGACCGGCCGATCGGCACCTGGCTGGTGCTGTGGCCAGCGATGTGGGCGCTGTGGATCGCCGGCCGCGGCCACCCCGACGGCATGCGGGTGGCACTCTTCGCCCTCGGCGCTCTGGTCATGCGCTCGGCCGGCTGCGTGGTCAACGACATCGCCGACCGCCACATCGACCCCCACGTCGCCCGCACCCGCGATCGCCCGCTGGCCGCAGGCGAGATCTCCACCGCCGAGGCGGCGCTGCTCTTGTTCCTGCTGCTCGCCGCCGCCGCCCTGCTCGCCCTGCTGCTCGACCCGCCGGCGCGGTGGCTTGCGGCGGCGGCGGCGGCGCTGGCCATCCTCTACCCCTTCACCAAGCGGTGGCTGCCGATCCCGCAGCTCTTCCTCGCGCTGGCCTTCGCCATGGCCATCCCGATGGCCTTCATCGCGGAATGCGGCCGGCTGCCGCCGATCGCCTGGCAACTGGTCGCCGCCGACCTCTGCTGGGTGGTGGCCTACGACACCATCTACGCCATGATGGATCGCGACGACGACCGGCGCATCGGCGTGGGCTCCACCGCCCTCCTCTTCGGCCGGTGGGACCGCGCGGCCATCGGCCTGCTGCAGGCCGCCGCCCTGCTGCTGCTGGCCACGCTCGATCCGCCGCTCCCCCACCCCGAGGCATGGTGGACCGCCGTCGCGCTGACCGCGCTGCTCTTCGGCTGGCAGCAGTGGTTGATCCGCGACCGCAGCCGCGACGGCTGCATGCGCGCCTTCCTCAACAACCACCCGGCCGGCGCGCTGCTCTTCCTCGGCCTCTTCTTCGGCGGCGCCTGACCCCCACCCCGAGGAGGGGAGCGGGCCGGATCACCGCCCCTAAGAAGACTCCTTCAGCCCCAGCTTGCGCAGCCGGTAGCGCATCGAACGGAAGCTGATCCCCAGAAGCTCCGCCGCACGGGTGGCGTTGCCGCCGCACTCGGCCAGCGCCTCAGCCAGCAGCCCCCGCTCGATCCGTTCGAGCCAGCCGTCGAGCGTCAGGCCCGAGGCGCGAAGGCCGTCCAGCGCCGCCGGTGGGGCGGGAGCGGCCTCGGGTGGGGCGGCGCAGAGCTGCTCGTCGAGCAGCGCCGGATCGAGCCGGCCGTCGTCGGAGAGGGCAACAAGCCGCTGCAGCAGGTTCTCCAACTCGCGCACGTTGCCCGGCAGCGGCAGCGCTGCGATCCGATCGATCACCTCCGCCGGGACGACGATCTCCTCCCCGCCGCCGATGCGCGCGAGGATGGCGCGGATCAGCAGCGGCAGATCCTCCCTGCGCGCCCGCAGCGGCGGCAGGTGGACCGGCACGACATTGAGCCGATAGAAGAGATCCTCGCGGAAGGCGCCCCGCTCCACCTCGGCGGCGAGGTCGCGGTTGGTCGCCGCCACCACCCGCACGTCGACCGGCCGTTCGACCTGCTCGCCCACCCGCCGCACGGTGCGCTCCTGCAGCATCCGCAGCAGCTTGACCTGGACCGACGGGGGGATCTCCCCCACCTCGTCGAGGAAGAGGGTGCCGCCGGAGGCCGCCTCGACCAGCCCCTGGCGGTCGCGCTCGGCGCCGGTGAAGGCCCCCCTGCAGTAGCCGAAGAGCTCCGCCTCGAACAGCCCCTCGGGGATCGCCGCGCAGTGCACCGGCACGAAGGGGCCGTCGCGCCGGGGGGAGGCGGCGTGCAGGAAGCGGGCGGAACACTCCTTGCCGGTGCCCGACTCGCCGCTGATCAGCACCGTGAAGTCGCGCCGCGCCGCGCGCAGCAGCCGTTCGCGCACCCGCTGCATGGGGAGCGACTCGCCGAGCAGCAGCCCCTCCGGCATCTGCGCCGACGCCTCCTCCGTCCCCTCCGGGGCCGAGGCTCGGCCATCCTCCAGCGCCCGCTCGACCGCCGCGGCGAGA includes the following:
- the galU gene encoding UTP--glucose-1-phosphate uridylyltransferase encodes the protein MIRKCLFPAAGYGTRFLPATKAQAKEMLPVVNKPLIQYGVEEALAAGMHEIAIVTGRGKRAIEDHFDVTFELEHQIRGTARERQLAEIRALLQQCRFSYTRQLQMRGLGDAILTGETLIGDQPFGVLLADDLCVNDDGDGVMAQLVAAWRKYRCSVVAVQEVTRAELSNYGVIAGRWIDDDHLMVQQMVEKPTPEEAPSNLAIIGRYILTPDIFDLLRHTEPGRNGEVQITDALRVQAERGMVVACRFAGRRFDCGSIDGFVAATNFFYRKLRG
- a CDS encoding 4-hydroxybenzoate octaprenyltransferase, whose product is MRLDRPIGTWLVLWPAMWALWIAGRGHPDGMRVALFALGALVMRSAGCVVNDIADRHIDPHVARTRDRPLAAGEISTAEAALLLFLLLAAAALLALLLDPPARWLAAAAAALAILYPFTKRWLPIPQLFLALAFAMAIPMAFIAECGRLPPIAWQLVAADLCWVVAYDTIYAMMDRDDDRRIGVGSTALLFGRWDRAAIGLLQAAALLLLATLDPPLPHPEAWWTAVALTALLFGWQQWLIRDRSRDGCMRAFLNNHPAGALLFLGLFFGGA
- a CDS encoding sigma-54-dependent Fis family transcriptional regulator, yielding MAEILLVDDDANARMVMALNLQRHGHRVTRCAGVRSACAALAERHYDVVITDLRMEAADSGLEVVRTAAAVEGCRVLLLTAYASADTAVQAMRLGAFDYLTKPVSIDDLAAAVERALEDGRASAPEGTEEASAQMPEGLLLGESLPMQRVRERLLRAARRDFTVLISGESGTGKECSARFLHAASPRRDGPFVPVHCAAIPEGLFEAELFGYCRGAFTGAERDRQGLVEAASGGTLFLDEVGEIPPSVQVKLLRMLQERTVRRVGEQVERPVDVRVVAATNRDLAAEVERGAFREDLFYRLNVVPVHLPPLRARREDLPLLIRAILARIGGGEEIVVPAEVIDRIAALPLPGNVRELENLLQRLVALSDDGRLDPALLDEQLCAAPPEAAPAPPAALDGLRASGLTLDGWLERIERGLLAEALAECGGNATRAAELLGISFRSMRYRLRKLGLKESS